From one Streptomyces sp. N50 genomic stretch:
- a CDS encoding ACP S-malonyltransferase: MLVLVAPGQGAQTPGFLTPWLDLPGVEDRLRALSAAADLDLVHYGTDADADEIRDTAVAQPLLVAAGLVSAAALGAVSPGAVAGHSVGEITAAVLAGVLDDTAALTLVRERGLAMAEAAAITPTGMSALLGGDPDTTVAHLEKLGLTPANVNGAGQIVAAGTLEQLAALEADKPEGVRRVVALKVAGAFHTRHMAPAVDTLAKAAQELTPGDPTITYVSNKDGKAVATGAEVLERLVGQVANPVRWDLCMETFKELGVTALLEVCPGGTLTGLAKRALPGVKTLALKTPDDLDAARELIAEHANA; this comes from the coding sequence GTGCTCGTACTCGTCGCTCCCGGCCAGGGCGCCCAGACGCCCGGCTTCCTGACCCCCTGGCTCGACCTCCCCGGTGTCGAGGACCGTCTGCGTGCCCTCTCGGCCGCCGCCGACCTCGACCTGGTGCACTACGGCACGGACGCCGACGCGGACGAGATCCGTGACACCGCCGTCGCCCAGCCGCTGCTCGTCGCCGCCGGACTGGTCTCCGCGGCCGCCCTCGGCGCGGTGTCACCGGGTGCCGTCGCCGGTCACAGCGTCGGCGAGATCACCGCCGCCGTCCTCGCGGGCGTCCTGGACGACACGGCCGCCCTGACCCTCGTACGCGAGCGCGGTCTGGCGATGGCCGAGGCCGCCGCGATCACCCCGACCGGGATGTCCGCGCTGCTCGGCGGCGACCCGGACACCACGGTCGCGCACCTGGAGAAGCTGGGCCTGACCCCGGCGAACGTGAACGGCGCGGGCCAGATCGTGGCCGCCGGCACGCTGGAGCAGCTCGCCGCCCTGGAGGCCGACAAGCCCGAGGGCGTGCGACGGGTCGTAGCCCTGAAGGTGGCCGGCGCGTTCCACACGCGGCACATGGCCCCGGCGGTCGACACGCTCGCCAAGGCCGCGCAGGAACTGACGCCGGGCGACCCGACGATCACGTACGTCTCGAACAAGGACGGCAAGGCCGTCGCCACCGGTGCCGAGGTGCTGGAGCGGCTGGTCGGCCAGGTCGCCAACCCGGTCCGCTGGGATCTGTGCATGGAGACCTTCAAGGAGCTCGGCGTCACCGCGCTCCTGGAGGTGTGCCCCGGCGGCACCCTGACCGGCCTCGCCAAGCGCGCCCTGCCCGGCGTCAAGACGCTGGCCCTGAAGACCCCGGACGACCTCGACGCGGCCCGCGAGCTCATCGCCGAGCACGCCAACGCCTGA
- a CDS encoding ketoacyl-ACP synthase III produces the protein MSKIKPSKGAPYARILGVGGYRPVRVVPNEVILETIDSSDEWIRSRSGIETRHWANDEETVAAMSIEASGKAIADAGITAEQIGGVIVSTVSHFKQTPAVATEIADKLGTNKAAAFDISAGCAGFGYGLTLAKGMVVEGSAEYVLVIGVERLSDLTDLEDRATAFLFGDGAGAVVVGPAKEPMIGPTVWGSEGDKSDTIKQTVPWTEYDSTGKFPAITQEGQAVFRWAVFEMAKVAQQALDAAGITPDDLDVFIPHQANERIIDSMVKTLKLPEHVTVARDVRTTGNTSAASIPLAMERLLATGEAKSGDTALVIGFGAGLVYAATVVTLP, from the coding sequence ATGTCGAAGATCAAGCCGAGCAAGGGCGCACCGTACGCGCGCATCCTCGGTGTGGGCGGTTACCGTCCGGTCCGTGTCGTCCCGAACGAGGTGATCCTGGAGACGATCGACTCGTCCGACGAGTGGATCCGCTCCCGTTCGGGCATCGAGACGCGGCACTGGGCGAACGACGAGGAGACCGTCGCCGCGATGTCCATCGAGGCGTCCGGCAAGGCGATCGCGGACGCGGGCATCACCGCCGAGCAGATCGGCGGCGTGATCGTGTCCACGGTCTCGCACTTCAAGCAGACCCCGGCCGTGGCGACGGAGATCGCCGACAAGCTGGGCACGAACAAGGCCGCCGCGTTCGACATCTCGGCGGGCTGCGCGGGCTTCGGCTACGGCCTCACCCTCGCGAAGGGCATGGTCGTCGAGGGCAGCGCCGAGTACGTGCTCGTCATCGGCGTGGAGCGGCTGTCCGACCTGACCGACCTGGAGGACCGCGCGACGGCCTTCCTGTTCGGCGACGGCGCGGGCGCGGTCGTGGTCGGCCCCGCGAAGGAGCCGATGATCGGTCCGACCGTGTGGGGTTCGGAGGGCGACAAGTCCGACACCATCAAGCAGACCGTGCCGTGGACCGAGTACGACAGCACGGGCAAGTTCCCTGCGATCACGCAGGAGGGCCAGGCGGTGTTCCGCTGGGCCGTGTTCGAGATGGCGAAGGTCGCCCAGCAGGCGCTGGACGCGGCCGGGATCACCCCGGACGACCTGGATGTCTTCATTCCCCACCAGGCCAACGAGCGGATCATCGACTCGATGGTGAAGACGCTGAAACTGCCGGAGCACGTCACGGTCGCGCGTGACGTACGCACCACCGGCAACACCTCGGCCGCCTCGATTCCGCTCGCTATGGAGCGGCTTCTGGCGACCGGCGAGGCCAAGAGCGGCGACACCGCGCTCGTCATCGGCTTCGGGGCGGGTCTCGTGTACGCCGCGACGGTCGTTACCCTCCCCTAG
- a CDS encoding acyl carrier protein produces the protein MAATQEEIVAGLADIVNEIAGIPVEDVQLDKSFTDDLDVDSLSMVEVVVAAEERFDVKIPDEDVKNLKTVGDATTYILEHQA, from the coding sequence ATGGCCGCCACTCAGGAAGAGATCGTCGCCGGTCTCGCCGACATCGTGAACGAGATCGCCGGCATCCCGGTTGAGGACGTCCAGCTGGACAAGTCCTTCACCGACGACCTGGACGTCGACTCGCTGTCCATGGTCGAGGTCGTCGTCGCCGCTGAAGAGCGCTTCGACGTCAAGATCCCCGACGAGGACGTCAAGAACCTCAAGACGGTCGGCGACGCGACCACCTACATCCTCGAGCACCAGGCCTGA